The following DNA comes from Cedecea neteri.
GACGCACTTCCGTCGGCGTGATGACTTCCAGCACGGCAGGTTTGGTGAGATCTTTCTCATTATGCAGCTGAACGCCTTTGGCGAAGTGTTCCGCCGTGCCTTCTTCAACCGGTGATTCCAGCGTCACCAGATAGGTTTTCTCGCAATGATGGCGCGGAGAGGTAATGCGGTGTGACCACTGGCCGTCGTCCGTCATCAATACCAGCCCGGTGGTGTCGATATCCAGACGGCCCGCGGCGTGCAGCTTGTGTGCTACTGGCTCATCGAGGAAGTAAAGCACCGTTGGGTGATCGGGATCGTCGGTGGAACAGACGTACCCCTGCGGCTTGTTCAGCATGAAGTAACGCGGGCCGTGCTGCTGAGTCAGTGGGTTATCATCAAACGCTACCTGATGTTCCGGCAGCAGTTTAAAAGAGGCGTCACGCACAACTTCCCCGTCAATGGTGACGCGGTTAGCACGGATTTCACGGCCAGAAATAGCGCGGCTGATGCCGAGCTGCTGAGAGATAAATTTATCGAGTCGCATTAGTGTATTGCCTGTTTCATGAAGGTGCCGACAAGCGAGCGTGCGGCAGGGGCTGAAGCCCACATTCAGGTGGAAATTGGTTTGCCTGATAATTAGTTTGCCAGTATAGCGACATCAAAAACTCTCTCAAGGTAAAACCGTGCTTTATGGCATAATCGTTGCAGTCACTTGATAACAAGGTTGAAAAACCGCCCGGCCATGTCCTTTACTCTTCGTCCTTACCAGCAAGAAGCGGTGGATGCCACCCTCAGCTACTTCCGCAAGCACCCTGAACCTGCCGTCATCGTGTTGCCCACCGGCGCGGGCAAAAGCCTGGTGATTGCCGAGCTGGCAAGAGTGGCTCGCGGGCGCGTGCTGGTGCTGGCCCATGTGAAAGAGCTTGTGGCGCAAAACCACGCGAAGTATGTCTCTCTCGGGCTGGAGGCGGATATTTTCGCCGCTGGCCTGCAGCGTAAGGAAAGTCAGGGCAAAGTAGTGTTCGGCAGCGTTCAATCCGTTGCCCGCAACCTCGAGCATTTCCACGGTGAGTTTTCCCTGCTGATTGTCGATGAGTGCCACCGAATCGGCGACAGCGACGAAAGTCAGTATCAGCAAATTCTGGCGCACCTGCGCGGCAACAATCCTAACCTGCGGCTATTGGGGCTGACCGCCACCCCCTTCCGCCTCGGCAAAGGCTGGATTTATCAGTTTCATTACCACGGCATGGTTCGCGGTGATGAAAAAGCGCTGTTTCGCGACTGCATTTACGAGCTGCCGCTGCGCTATATGATTAAGCATGGTTACCTGACGCCGCCTGAACGGCTGGATATGCCGGTGGTGCAGTACGATTTTAGCCGCCTGCAGGCGCAGTCCAATGGGCTGTTCAGCGAGGCGGATCTAAACCGCGAGCTGAAACAACAAAAACGCATCACACCGCATATCATCAGCCAGATCGTTGAATTTGCCGCAGACCGGCGCGGCGTGATGATCTTTGCCGCTACGGTAGAGCACGCGAAAGAGATAACCGCCCTCCTGCCCGCCAGCGACGCGGCACTGATTACCGCCGACACGCCAGGCCCGGCGCGCGACACGCTCATCGACGCATTTAAAAATCAGCAGTTCCGCTTTTTGGTGAACGTGGCGGTATTGACCACCGGCTTTGACGCACCGCACGTTGATCTGATAGCCATTCTGCGTCCTACCGAGTCCGTAAGCCTTTACCAACAAATTGTTGGTCGCGGCCTGCGCCTCTCTCCGGGGAAAAAAGACTGTTTGATTCTCGACTATGCCGGAAACCCACATGACTTATTCACACCGGAAGTGGGCCACGCTAAAGGGAAGAGCGACAACGTGCCGGTGCAGGTCTTTTGCCCTTCCTGCGGGTTTGCCAATACCTTTTGGGGGAAAACCACCGCAGACGGCAAGGTGATTGAACACTTTGGCCGCCGCTGCCAGGGCTGGTTTGAAGACGATGACGGCCTGCGCGAGCAGTGCGATTACCGCTTCCGTTTTAAAAACTGCCCAAACTGCAATGCTGAAAATGATATCGCCGCCCGGCGCTGCCATCAGTGTGACCACATCCTGGTCGACCCGGACGATATGCTTAAAGCGGCGCTGAAGCTGAAAGATGCCCTGGTACTGCGCTGTAGCGGCATGACGCTTCAGGCCGGCGGAGATGCTAAGGGCGATTGGCTTAAAATCACCTATTACGACGAAGATGGCGCAGACGTTAGCGAGCGCTTCCGCCTCCAGACGCCAGCCCAGCGCATGGCGTTCGAACAGCTGTTTATCCGCCCGCACTCACGCGCGCCCGGCGTGCCATTACGCTGGATCACTGTCGCAGATGTTGTGGCTCAGCAGCCGCTGCTACGCCATCCAGATTTTGTGGTAGCCCGTAAAAATGGCCAGTTCTGGAACGTACGTGAAAAGGTTTTTGACTACCAGGGGCGCTTCCGGCGGGCCAACGAATTACGCGGCTAACCGGTACTTTTCATTGCCGGCAGAGCCGGATACGGCTATAATGCCGCCCGCTTTTGCATCCGCAAAGCAGAAAACTTTACCTGCTGCTGGGTCGCCTGTAGCAGGCTTATTTAAAGAGAAACAGTCAATGTTTACTATCAATGCAGTAGAACGTAAAGAGCATGGCAAGGGTGCGAGCCGCCGCCTGCGTGCAGCAAACAAATTCCCAGCTATCGTTTATGGTGGCGCGGAAGCTCCTGTATCCATCGAACTGGATCACGACTCCGTAATGAACCAGCAGGCTAAACCTGGTTTCTACGAAGAAGTTCTGACCCTGTCTATCGACGGTAAAGAAGTAAAAGTGAAAGTTCAGGCTGTGCAGCGTCACCCGTTCAAGCCAAAACTGACTCACATCGACTTCGTTCGCGCTTAATCGCGAGTTAAGTTCGAAAAAAACCCCGCTTCGGCGGGGTTTTTTGTTATATAAGCATTCGACGCCACGCCTGGCCAAAAGAGACAAATTCCATGGTTGAAAAAATCCCTGCGGGTACATCGCTAATGCCCGCCGTAGAGAAGGATATCCAGGCTATCAGGACGATACAAAGCTACCACGCCCACATCTATTTCGAGACGCCGGAGCAAAGGCTGATTGCGGAAGGGATCCGGGCAGAAATTGCGCTGCGTTTTTCAGTGCTGCTGGGGCGCTGGCACGATGTGCCCGTTGGCCCTCACGCGCTGCCGATGTACCAGGTCGCTTTTATGCCGGAAGAGTTTGCGCGATTTGCGCCGTGGCTGATGCTGAACCGCTGCGGGTTAACCGTGCTGCTGCATCCCAACACCGGGCAGCCCAGGGCCGATCATACCGATCATGCCGTCTGGATGGGGCAAAAGCTGGAGATTCGGCATTTACAGCGACTGCCTGAAAGCGAGGGCCCGGAGCCGGAGTACATCCCGAATACTGCCCCTACGATTGCGCCGTAAAGTTAGCGTTTTGATACGGCCCGGCTGAAAACGCGGGCCGTGTTGGCAGATTATTTACCTGAGGTACGGCGCTGAAGCTGATCGCGCAGATTCGGCGGCGTCCCTTTAATGGTTAAAGTATCGGTTGTCGGGTCCCAGAAAATACGCTCCCCCAGCAGCATGGCATCGAAGTTAATCGTCAGCCCGCCGCCGCTACCGGCGTATTTGGTCAACTGCCGCAGCGTCCCGCGATCCGCCGGGAAGCTCTCTTCCAGCTCATAGCCCTTCTCAGCGGTAAACTGCTGGAAGTTCTTGTCGTCAACCGCCCACGGCAGTTCATCGGCCAGCGAAGAGAGTTCGATCTCTTCTCCCGCCTGAAGTTGCTCGTTGCAGTAAGCGTAAACCTGCTGGCGCGCGGCCTGGCGTTCGTTTTTGTCCAGCTGAGCTTCGTTCGTGAAGTCGTCCAGCGCCTGCAGCAGACCTTTGTTCTGCGCTTTGGCGTTCAGCCCTTCGCTGGCGCCCAGGAAGTCCATAAAGAAATCAGCCACTTTGCGCCCCACTCTGCCCTTCAGGAAGGTCAGGTAGCGGGTAGATTCCGGATTGGTTTCCCATTCGGTCAAATCAATACGCGCCACGATATCCGCATGGTTGATGTCGAGATAGTGGGTCGCGCTGATATCCAGCTCTTCGTTAACGCGCATGCTGCTCAGATTGTTCAACACCGCCACCAGCAGATATTCTACCGCCAGGTAACGATAATGGCAGAACAGCACGATACCGCCGTCGGCAAACGGGTATTTTGCCAGTTCATCGCGAAGACGACCGGTTGCCGCGCGGGTGAAGGCAAGAAAATCTTCATCGCCATTACGCTGCAGGCGCAGCGCTTCAGCCAGTTCGCTCTCTTCGCTGAAAAGGCCGTAAGCTTTATTTTTAGCGCTATATACGCGATGCAGCTCCGCCATCATCTCTTCGACGGCACCGTCAGTTGCCAGCAGCGAGTCGCGCAGCACGACGTCCAGCGTCTGCTCATCGCGCTTAATCAATTGATGCAGGGCAATCTGGTTGATATCCAGACTCATGTTAAACTCTCCTTTAAGACCGGGCGGTATTCAACCACTGCCGCTACCGGGACGCAAGTCGTGATAAAAAAGCGGAAAAATCGTCCCTGCTACGGTAAGATAATGCCCTTTCCCGAATACGAATGATTTTTAATTTATGCCACAAACATCCCGCTACAGTGACGAACAAGTTGAAGCGATGCTGACCGAACTGGCAGCCGTGCTGGAAAAACACCACGCGCCTACCGATCTTTCCCTGATGGTATTGGGAAATATGGTCACCAATCTGATAAACACCGACGTGGCGTCCGCTCAGCGTCGTCCTTTGGCTCGCTCCTTTGCTGAGGCGCTTCAAGCTTCGGTGAGCGAAGATAAAGCCCACTAAGGAACTATCGTAACAAGTTATGGTGACTAACCGTCAGCGCTACCGCGAAAAAGTTTCCCAGATGGTCAGTTGGGGACACTGGTTCGCCCTGTTTAATATCCTGCTGGCCATGCTGCTGGGTAGCCGCTATCTGTTTATCGCCGACTGGCCAACGACGCTAACGGGGCGAATTTATTCCTACGTGAGCGTCGTCGGGCACTTCAGTTTTTTGGTTTTTGCCGCCTATTTACTGCTTATCTTTCCGCTGACGTTTATTGTCATGTCGCAGCGCCTGCTGCGCTTTATCAGTGCGGCCTTAGCGACAGCGGGCATGACGTTACTGCTGATAGACAGCGAAGTTTTCACGCGCTTCCACCTCCACCTGAATCCCACCGTCTGGGAGCTGGTGATTAACCCCGATCAGGGGGAAATGGCCCGCGACTGGCAGCTAATGTTTATTAGCGTGCCGGTGATTCTGCTTATTGAGATGCTGTTTGCGACGTGGAGCTGGCAAAAACTGCGCAGCCTCGGGCGTCGTCGGCAATATGCGCGCCCTTTAGTGATACTGTTCTTTATCTCTTTCTTTAGTAGCCACCTGATGTATATCTGGGCGGATGCTAACTTCTATCGCCCTATTACTATGCAGCGGGCGAATTTGCCGCTCTCATACCCAATGACTGCGCGTCGCTTCCTTGAAAAACACGGCCTGCTGGATGCACAGGAATACCAGCGCAGGCTTGTTGAGCAAGGTAGCCCGGAGGCACTCTCGGTCCAGTATCCGCTGAGTAATTTGCAATTCCGCGATATGGGGATCGGCAACAATGTGCTGTTGATTACCGTTGACGGGCTGAATGCTGGCACCGTGAGCAAAGATATGCCGGCGCTGAAGGCATTTGCCCACGATAATATCCGCTTTACACAGCACATGAGCTCCGGGAATAACACCGACAGCGGCATCTTCGGTCTGTTCTACGGTATTTCCCCGGCTTATATGGACGGCGTGCTGTCAAACCGCACCCCTGCCGCACTGATTACGGGTTTAAATCAGCAGGGCTACCAGCTTGGCCTGTTTGCATCCGACGGCTTTAACTCGGCGATGTACCGCCAGGCCCTGCTGTCTGATTTCTCGCTGCGCCCGGCCAAAAACCAGACCGACAGCCAGACGGCGTCACAGTGGATTAGCTGGCTTAACCAGTATGCTTCCGAGGACAATCGCTGGTTCTCCTGGGTCGCCTTTAACGGCACCAGTATTGACGACAACGGTAACCAACAGGGCTTCGAGCAACGCTATTCCCGCGCAGCCGGTAACGTTGATGAACAAATCAAACGCGTCCTTGATGCGCTGGAAGCGGCAGGTAAACTGCAAAACACCGTGGTGATTATCACCGCAGGGCACGGTATTCCGCTCGGCAATCAGCGAGACTCTTTTGCCTGGTCGCGCGCGCGGATTCAGGTTCCGCTCGTGATTCACTGGCCAGGTACACCGGCGCAGACCATCACCAAACTCACCGATCATCAGGATGTGATGACCACCCTGATGCAGCGCCTGCTGCACGTTAAAACGGCGGCCAATGAGTATTCCCAGGGTGAAGATTTATTCGCCGCAACGCGTCGTAATAATTGGGTGATTGGTGCAGACAATCAAACCCTGGCCGTGACAACGCCTGAGATGACGCTGGTGCTCAATAACAACGGCAACTATCGGATGTACGATCTGCAGGGTAAACGGATCAATGAGACCAAGCCGCAGCTTGATTTGCTGCTGCAGGTGCTGACCGACGAGAAGCGCTTTATCGCCAACTAATTGTTTATTTATAAGACAGTTAGCCGCGTATTCCCTTGCAATCAACGTGGAAGAATGTACTATTATTCTCCTGCGTCGGCACGTAGCGCAGCCTGGTAGCGCACCGTCATGGGGTGTCGGGGGTCGGAGGTTCAAATCCTCTCGTGCCGACCAAATAAACATTGAAAACCAGCCTCTTACGGCTGGTTTTTTTACATCTGAAAACCCTGTATCCAACAGGCAAAGAAAAGTACCTGCCCTTCCGCATAGCGCGGATTTTTGACATATTAGCAAGCCAGGGAACAGTCCTGCAGAACACAATAGGCTAATCTGAAATGGAACATATTGTTAAATATATTGTTAGTAATGAGTATTGCGAATCAGGACAGGATGAAGAGGTTCACGATGTCGTTTATAGCATCGACAAGAACTTTTTATTAGGCGCTGCAGTCTCCGCCACATCATTACTCATCAATAGTCGAAAAAAATTTAACTTCCATTTCTTTACAGATTTTTTGAGCAGCGAACATCTCGAAAAATTTAACGCGCTGGCACAAAAATTCCAGACTAACGTTTACCTCTACCTGATCGACAAAACCTCTTTTGAAGATTTTCCAGTGCGAGCTAAATGGACTATTGCAACCTACTACCGCTTTATCGCATTCAACTATTTATCCGCCACAAGGAAAACGGTTCTCTATCTGGATGCAGATGTGATGTGCAAGGCCAGCCCTGATGAGCTGCTTGATATCAAGTTAGGAGAGAAATATGCCGCCGTGGTGCCCGATCTGGATT
Coding sequences within:
- the rsuA gene encoding 16S rRNA pseudouridine(516) synthase RsuA produces the protein MRLDKFISQQLGISRAISGREIRANRVTIDGEVVRDASFKLLPEHQVAFDDNPLTQQHGPRYFMLNKPQGYVCSTDDPDHPTVLYFLDEPVAHKLHAAGRLDIDTTGLVLMTDDGQWSHRITSPRHHCEKTYLVTLESPVEEGTAEHFAKGVQLHNEKDLTKPAVLEVITPTEVRLTISEGRYHQVKRMFAAVGNHVVELHRERIGDIALDPELAPGEYRPLTEQEIASVGMP
- a CDS encoding DEAD/DEAH box helicase, which codes for MSFTLRPYQQEAVDATLSYFRKHPEPAVIVLPTGAGKSLVIAELARVARGRVLVLAHVKELVAQNHAKYVSLGLEADIFAAGLQRKESQGKVVFGSVQSVARNLEHFHGEFSLLIVDECHRIGDSDESQYQQILAHLRGNNPNLRLLGLTATPFRLGKGWIYQFHYHGMVRGDEKALFRDCIYELPLRYMIKHGYLTPPERLDMPVVQYDFSRLQAQSNGLFSEADLNRELKQQKRITPHIISQIVEFAADRRGVMIFAATVEHAKEITALLPASDAALITADTPGPARDTLIDAFKNQQFRFLVNVAVLTTGFDAPHVDLIAILRPTESVSLYQQIVGRGLRLSPGKKDCLILDYAGNPHDLFTPEVGHAKGKSDNVPVQVFCPSCGFANTFWGKTTADGKVIEHFGRRCQGWFEDDDGLREQCDYRFRFKNCPNCNAENDIAARRCHQCDHILVDPDDMLKAALKLKDALVLRCSGMTLQAGGDAKGDWLKITYYDEDGADVSERFRLQTPAQRMAFEQLFIRPHSRAPGVPLRWITVADVVAQQPLLRHPDFVVARKNGQFWNVREKVFDYQGRFRRANELRG
- the rplY gene encoding 50S ribosomal protein L25, producing MFTINAVERKEHGKGASRRLRAANKFPAIVYGGAEAPVSIELDHDSVMNQQAKPGFYEEVLTLSIDGKEVKVKVQAVQRHPFKPKLTHIDFVRA
- a CDS encoding DOPA 4,5-dioxygenase family protein, whose product is MVEKIPAGTSLMPAVEKDIQAIRTIQSYHAHIYFETPEQRLIAEGIRAEIALRFSVLLGRWHDVPVGPHALPMYQVAFMPEEFARFAPWLMLNRCGLTVLLHPNTGQPRADHTDHAVWMGQKLEIRHLQRLPESEGPEPEYIPNTAPTIAP
- the yejK gene encoding nucleoid-associated protein YejK — its product is MSLDINQIALHQLIKRDEQTLDVVLRDSLLATDGAVEEMMAELHRVYSAKNKAYGLFSEESELAEALRLQRNGDEDFLAFTRAATGRLRDELAKYPFADGGIVLFCHYRYLAVEYLLVAVLNNLSSMRVNEELDISATHYLDINHADIVARIDLTEWETNPESTRYLTFLKGRVGRKVADFFMDFLGASEGLNAKAQNKGLLQALDDFTNEAQLDKNERQAARQQVYAYCNEQLQAGEEIELSSLADELPWAVDDKNFQQFTAEKGYELEESFPADRGTLRQLTKYAGSGGGLTINFDAMLLGERIFWDPTTDTLTIKGTPPNLRDQLQRRTSGK
- a CDS encoding YejL family protein → MPQTSRYSDEQVEAMLTELAAVLEKHHAPTDLSLMVLGNMVTNLINTDVASAQRRPLARSFAEALQASVSEDKAH
- the yejM gene encoding LPS biosynthesis-modulating metalloenzyme YejM, with amino-acid sequence MVTNRQRYREKVSQMVSWGHWFALFNILLAMLLGSRYLFIADWPTTLTGRIYSYVSVVGHFSFLVFAAYLLLIFPLTFIVMSQRLLRFISAALATAGMTLLLIDSEVFTRFHLHLNPTVWELVINPDQGEMARDWQLMFISVPVILLIEMLFATWSWQKLRSLGRRRQYARPLVILFFISFFSSHLMYIWADANFYRPITMQRANLPLSYPMTARRFLEKHGLLDAQEYQRRLVEQGSPEALSVQYPLSNLQFRDMGIGNNVLLITVDGLNAGTVSKDMPALKAFAHDNIRFTQHMSSGNNTDSGIFGLFYGISPAYMDGVLSNRTPAALITGLNQQGYQLGLFASDGFNSAMYRQALLSDFSLRPAKNQTDSQTASQWISWLNQYASEDNRWFSWVAFNGTSIDDNGNQQGFEQRYSRAAGNVDEQIKRVLDALEAAGKLQNTVVIITAGHGIPLGNQRDSFAWSRARIQVPLVIHWPGTPAQTITKLTDHQDVMTTLMQRLLHVKTAANEYSQGEDLFAATRRNNWVIGADNQTLAVTTPEMTLVLNNNGNYRMYDLQGKRINETKPQLDLLLQVLTDEKRFIAN